Part of the Kamptonema formosum PCC 6407 genome, GTAGTTAACGGTTAACAGTTAACGGTTAACTGTTAACTGTTAACTGTTAAACTGCTGCTGCTGCTGCTGCTTCTTCTGTTGTTTCTTCAGCTCCACCTTGAGATATCAACACGCTTACTACTACTTGATCGGGTTCGCCAACTGGTGTGACTCCCTCTGGTAATTGGAGTTCGTGAATGTGCAGAGCATCTCCTACGTGCATCTCGGAAATATCAACGTTAATAGCTTCGGGGATATTGTCTGGTTTGCACTTGAGTTTGAGTTGCGTCAGTACGGGGTCTAAAATTCCGCCTTCCATTTTAACGCCGACCGCTTCTCCGATAAAATGGAGATTTACTTCTACTTCAAGACTGTCTTGCGTAGCGACGGAGAAAAAGCTGAGGTGATAGGGATGACCTTTCCAAGGGTGAACTTGCACTTCCCGCAGCAAGGTTTTGCCACTCCAAGAAATATCAGGAATATTGAGCTGAATTAGAGCATTGTTGACTACGTGCTTTTTGAGCAGAGTTTCAACGGTTTTGGCATTGATGGTTAGCGCAATGGATTCAGCGCCGCTGTGGCCGTAGAGTACGGCGGGGATTAAACCGGAGCGGCGGAGAGCGTTGGGTTTACTGCCTTCTGCCCGCTTTTGACATTCTACTGTGAGTTCCATTTTGTGTATTCTGGTTTCTTGCTATGACATTCTACCAAATTTATGCTACTGAATCTCAA contains:
- a CDS encoding 50S ribosomal protein L25/general stress protein Ctc, producing the protein MELTVECQKRAEGSKPNALRRSGLIPAVLYGHSGAESIALTINAKTVETLLKKHVVNNALIQLNIPDISWSGKTLLREVQVHPWKGHPYHLSFFSVATQDSLEVEVNLHFIGEAVGVKMEGGILDPVLTQLKLKCKPDNIPEAINVDISEMHVGDALHIHELQLPEGVTPVGEPDQVVVSVLISQGGAEETTEEAAAAAAV